A genomic stretch from Alosa sapidissima isolate fAloSap1 chromosome 3, fAloSap1.pri, whole genome shotgun sequence includes:
- the epn3a gene encoding epsin-3 isoform X3, with product MTTSSLRRSVKNMVNNYTDAEIKVREATSNDPWGPPTSLMAEIADMTFNVVAFTEVMGMIWKRLNDHGKNWRHVYKALMLLDYLIKTGSERVAQQCKENIYAIQTLRDFQYIDRDGQDQGIHVRERSKQLVSLIRDDERLRQERAQAHKTRERMAGTSMGYGAIPPPYPGRRSSQPSMGALYGEEHGRPRGSPSSYNSSSSSPQLAPDLEQARPQTSGEEELQLQLALAMSREETEKPPPPAVDIDEQTQLQIAMSLSKEEAMKPRPPPPVALDMDEETQLQIALSLSKEEHQQEQQSRRGDESMLQKALEESKREMDAKRGGSAMMDLVDIFAPAPAEPSSGHSWDLASGDVHAAPAGPLRVDPWDSLAEASSARGASGSWLATSASASRPQQSWDHRSSPADPWDAPQSAPRSNLAGQVWSSPAHKGGDLFTTPAESQRPLGVLKPSSPRAGSPSDGDLFDEAMDGGQMNVNGHGGGSPEPFDMSRLGESLADLKPRACRTPEAFLGPVAASLVNLDSLIPTSPAPKTLNPFLTGVAAGPSTTAASNPFQSDQPRLTLNEMRPNSTSPVPQSGSLPYSASLPLPLPSNPQPSSLPSSLTQPPAAATAAGVPMAAGRPLDLPGNLPQPLLPLSSAAMLGPPGVDLQNQNPFL from the exons ATGACCACCTCATCGCTACGCCGCTCGGTCAAGAACATGGTCAACAACTACACCGATGCGGAGATCAAAGTGCGCGAGGCTACCTCCAACGACCCCTGGGGGCCCCCTACCTCGCTCATGGCCGAGATCGCTGACATGACCTTCAACGTGGTGGCCTTCACCGAGGTCATGGGCATGATCTGGAAGCGGCTGAACGACCACGGCAAGAACTGGCGCCACGTTTACAAGGCCCTAATGCTGCTGGACTACCTGATCAAGACGGGCTCGGAGCGGGTGGCGCAACAGTGCAAGGAGAACATCTACGCCATCCAGACGCTACGCGACTTCCAGTACATCGACCGCGATGGCCAGGACCAGGGCATCCACGTGCGTGAACGCTCCAAGCAGCTGGTCTCGCTCATCCGGGACGACGAGCGACTGCGGCAGGAGCGCGCCCAGGCCCACAAAACCCGGGAGCGCATGGCGGGCACCAGCATGGGTTACGGGGCGATTCCACCCCCGTACCCGGGGCGCCGCAGCAGTCAGCCCAGCATGGGTGCCCTGTACGGGGAGGAACACGGCAGGCCCCGAGGGTCCCCATCTTCCTATAATT cctcttcttcctcccccCAACTAGCGCCGGATCTGGAGCAGGCGCGGCCGCAGACCAGCGGAGAGGAGGAGCTGCAGCTGCAGCTGGCCCTGGCCATGAGCCGAGAGGAGACTGAGAAG CCGCCTCCACCGGCTGTGGATATCGATGAGCAGACGCAGCTCCAGATTGCCATGAGCCTCAGCAAGGAGGAGGCAATGAAG CCACGTCCACCCCCACCTGTGGCTCTGGATATGGATGAGGAGACCCAGCTCCAGATTGCGCTGAGCCTGAGCAAAGAGGAGCATCAGCAG GAGCAACAGAGTCGCCGAGGAGATGAGTCCATGCTCCAGAAAGCTCTTGAGGAGAGTAAGCGAGAGATGGATgcaaagagagggggg TCGGCCATGATGGATCTTGTAGATATTTTCGCTCCAGCCCCTGCTGAGCCCTCGAGTGGCCACTCCTGGGACTTGGCATCTGGTGATGTCCACGCTGCGCCTGCAGGCCCCCTGAGGGTTGACCCTTGGGACTCTCTGG CAGAGGCCAGCTCAGCGAGAGGAGCGAGTGGCTCCTGGTTGGCGACGTCAGCCTCCGCCAGTCGACCGCAGCAGTCTTGGGATCACAGATCGAGCCCTGCTGATCCTTGGGACGCTCCCCAGAGTGCTCCCAGGTCCAACCTCGCTGGCCAGGTGTGGTCATCCCCTGCCCACAAAG GAGGGGATCTTTTTACAACTCCTGCAGAAAGCCAAAGGCCTCTCGGTGTACTAAAGCCCTCCTCCCCCCGTGCAGGCAGTCCCTCAG ATGGAGACCTGTTTGACGAGGCCATGGACGGAGGTCAGATGAATGTGAACGGGCATGGCGGGGGCAGCCCTGAGCCTTTCGACATGTCCCGTCTGGGAGAGAGTCTGGCCGACCTCAAGCCCCGAGCTTGCCGCACCCCTGAGGCTTTCCTGGGTCCAGTAGCCGCATCACTCGTCAACCTGGACTCTCTCATCCCCACCAGTCCTGCACCCAAGACCCTGAACCCATTCCTCACAGGTGTGGCCGCAG GGCCAAGCACCACAGCAGCCTCGAATCCATTCCAAAGTGATCAGCCGCGCCTCACCCTGAACGAGATGCGTCCCAACTCCACGTCCCCGGTGCCCCAGTCGGGCTCGTTGCCCTACAGTGCCTCCCTGCCCTTGCCCCTGCCTTCCAACCCACAACCCTCGTCGCTGCCCTCCTCCCTCACCCAGCCTCCCGCCGCTGCCACCGCTGCTGGTGTGCCGATGGCCGCTGGTCGACCCTTGGACCTGCCCGGCAACCTGCCCCAGCCGCTGCTGCCCCTCTCCTCCGCCGCCATGCTCGGACCACCCGGAGTGGACCTGCAAAACCAGAACCCTTTCCTCTAA
- the epn3a gene encoding epsin-3 isoform X5, translating to MTTSSLRRSVKNMVNNYTDAEIKVREATSNDPWGPPTSLMAEIADMTFNVVAFTEVMGMIWKRLNDHGKNWRHVYKALMLLDYLIKTGSERVAQQCKENIYAIQTLRDFQYIDRDGQDQGIHVRERSKQLVSLIRDDERLRQERAQAHKTRERMAGTSMGYGAIPPPYPGRRSSQPSMGALYGEEHGRPRGSPSSYNSPDLEQARPQTSGEEELQLQLALAMSREETEKPPPPAVDIDEQTQLQIAMSLSKEEAMKPRPPPPVALDMDEETQLQIALSLSKEEHQQVRREQQSRRGDESMLQKALEESKREMDAKRGGSAMMDLVDIFAPAPAEPSSGHSWDLASGDVHAAPAGPLRVDPWDSLAEASSARGASGSWLATSASASRPQQSWDHRSSPADPWDAPQSAPRSNLAGQVWSSPAHKGGDLFTTPAESQRPLGVLKPSSPRAGSPSDGDLFDEAMDGGQMNVNGHGGGSPEPFDMSRLGESLADLKPRACRTPEAFLGPVAASLVNLDSLIPTSPAPKTLNPFLTGVAAGPSTTAASNPFQSDQPRLTLNEMRPNSTSPVPQSGSLPYSASLPLPLPSNPQPSSLPSSLTQPPAAATAAGVPMAAGRPLDLPGNLPQPLLPLSSAAMLGPPGVDLQNQNPFL from the exons ATGACCACCTCATCGCTACGCCGCTCGGTCAAGAACATGGTCAACAACTACACCGATGCGGAGATCAAAGTGCGCGAGGCTACCTCCAACGACCCCTGGGGGCCCCCTACCTCGCTCATGGCCGAGATCGCTGACATGACCTTCAACGTGGTGGCCTTCACCGAGGTCATGGGCATGATCTGGAAGCGGCTGAACGACCACGGCAAGAACTGGCGCCACGTTTACAAGGCCCTAATGCTGCTGGACTACCTGATCAAGACGGGCTCGGAGCGGGTGGCGCAACAGTGCAAGGAGAACATCTACGCCATCCAGACGCTACGCGACTTCCAGTACATCGACCGCGATGGCCAGGACCAGGGCATCCACGTGCGTGAACGCTCCAAGCAGCTGGTCTCGCTCATCCGGGACGACGAGCGACTGCGGCAGGAGCGCGCCCAGGCCCACAAAACCCGGGAGCGCATGGCGGGCACCAGCATGGGTTACGGGGCGATTCCACCCCCGTACCCGGGGCGCCGCAGCAGTCAGCCCAGCATGGGTGCCCTGTACGGGGAGGAACACGGCAGGCCCCGAGGGTCCCCATCTTCCTATAATT CGCCGGATCTGGAGCAGGCGCGGCCGCAGACCAGCGGAGAGGAGGAGCTGCAGCTGCAGCTGGCCCTGGCCATGAGCCGAGAGGAGACTGAGAAG CCGCCTCCACCGGCTGTGGATATCGATGAGCAGACGCAGCTCCAGATTGCCATGAGCCTCAGCAAGGAGGAGGCAATGAAG CCACGTCCACCCCCACCTGTGGCTCTGGATATGGATGAGGAGACCCAGCTCCAGATTGCGCTGAGCCTGAGCAAAGAGGAGCATCAGCAGGTGAGGAGA GAGCAACAGAGTCGCCGAGGAGATGAGTCCATGCTCCAGAAAGCTCTTGAGGAGAGTAAGCGAGAGATGGATgcaaagagagggggg TCGGCCATGATGGATCTTGTAGATATTTTCGCTCCAGCCCCTGCTGAGCCCTCGAGTGGCCACTCCTGGGACTTGGCATCTGGTGATGTCCACGCTGCGCCTGCAGGCCCCCTGAGGGTTGACCCTTGGGACTCTCTGG CAGAGGCCAGCTCAGCGAGAGGAGCGAGTGGCTCCTGGTTGGCGACGTCAGCCTCCGCCAGTCGACCGCAGCAGTCTTGGGATCACAGATCGAGCCCTGCTGATCCTTGGGACGCTCCCCAGAGTGCTCCCAGGTCCAACCTCGCTGGCCAGGTGTGGTCATCCCCTGCCCACAAAG GAGGGGATCTTTTTACAACTCCTGCAGAAAGCCAAAGGCCTCTCGGTGTACTAAAGCCCTCCTCCCCCCGTGCAGGCAGTCCCTCAG ATGGAGACCTGTTTGACGAGGCCATGGACGGAGGTCAGATGAATGTGAACGGGCATGGCGGGGGCAGCCCTGAGCCTTTCGACATGTCCCGTCTGGGAGAGAGTCTGGCCGACCTCAAGCCCCGAGCTTGCCGCACCCCTGAGGCTTTCCTGGGTCCAGTAGCCGCATCACTCGTCAACCTGGACTCTCTCATCCCCACCAGTCCTGCACCCAAGACCCTGAACCCATTCCTCACAGGTGTGGCCGCAG GGCCAAGCACCACAGCAGCCTCGAATCCATTCCAAAGTGATCAGCCGCGCCTCACCCTGAACGAGATGCGTCCCAACTCCACGTCCCCGGTGCCCCAGTCGGGCTCGTTGCCCTACAGTGCCTCCCTGCCCTTGCCCCTGCCTTCCAACCCACAACCCTCGTCGCTGCCCTCCTCCCTCACCCAGCCTCCCGCCGCTGCCACCGCTGCTGGTGTGCCGATGGCCGCTGGTCGACCCTTGGACCTGCCCGGCAACCTGCCCCAGCCGCTGCTGCCCCTCTCCTCCGCCGCCATGCTCGGACCACCCGGAGTGGACCTGCAAAACCAGAACCCTTTCCTCTAA
- the epn3a gene encoding epsin-3 isoform X2: MTTSSLRRSVKNMVNNYTDAEIKVREATSNDPWGPPTSLMAEIADMTFNVVAFTEVMGMIWKRLNDHGKNWRHVYKALMLLDYLIKTGSERVAQQCKENIYAIQTLRDFQYIDRDGQDQGIHVRERSKQLVSLIRDDERLRQERAQAHKTRERMAGTSMGYGAIPPPYPGRRSSQPSMGALYGEEHGRPRGSPSSYNSSSSSPQLAPDLEQARPQTSGEEELQLQLALAMSREETEKPPPPAVDIDEQTQLQIAMSLSKEEAMKPRPPPPVALDMDEETQLQIALSLSKEEHQQVRREQQSRRGDESMLQKALEESKREMDAKRGGSAMMDLVDIFAPAPAEPSSGHSWDLASGDVHAAPAGPLRVDPWDSLEASSARGASGSWLATSASASRPQQSWDHRSSPADPWDAPQSAPRSNLAGQVWSSPAHKGGDLFTTPAESQRPLGVLKPSSPRAGSPSDGDLFDEAMDGGQMNVNGHGGGSPEPFDMSRLGESLADLKPRACRTPEAFLGPVAASLVNLDSLIPTSPAPKTLNPFLTGVAAGPSTTAASNPFQSDQPRLTLNEMRPNSTSPVPQSGSLPYSASLPLPLPSNPQPSSLPSSLTQPPAAATAAGVPMAAGRPLDLPGNLPQPLLPLSSAAMLGPPGVDLQNQNPFL; this comes from the exons ATGACCACCTCATCGCTACGCCGCTCGGTCAAGAACATGGTCAACAACTACACCGATGCGGAGATCAAAGTGCGCGAGGCTACCTCCAACGACCCCTGGGGGCCCCCTACCTCGCTCATGGCCGAGATCGCTGACATGACCTTCAACGTGGTGGCCTTCACCGAGGTCATGGGCATGATCTGGAAGCGGCTGAACGACCACGGCAAGAACTGGCGCCACGTTTACAAGGCCCTAATGCTGCTGGACTACCTGATCAAGACGGGCTCGGAGCGGGTGGCGCAACAGTGCAAGGAGAACATCTACGCCATCCAGACGCTACGCGACTTCCAGTACATCGACCGCGATGGCCAGGACCAGGGCATCCACGTGCGTGAACGCTCCAAGCAGCTGGTCTCGCTCATCCGGGACGACGAGCGACTGCGGCAGGAGCGCGCCCAGGCCCACAAAACCCGGGAGCGCATGGCGGGCACCAGCATGGGTTACGGGGCGATTCCACCCCCGTACCCGGGGCGCCGCAGCAGTCAGCCCAGCATGGGTGCCCTGTACGGGGAGGAACACGGCAGGCCCCGAGGGTCCCCATCTTCCTATAATT cctcttcttcctcccccCAACTAGCGCCGGATCTGGAGCAGGCGCGGCCGCAGACCAGCGGAGAGGAGGAGCTGCAGCTGCAGCTGGCCCTGGCCATGAGCCGAGAGGAGACTGAGAAG CCGCCTCCACCGGCTGTGGATATCGATGAGCAGACGCAGCTCCAGATTGCCATGAGCCTCAGCAAGGAGGAGGCAATGAAG CCACGTCCACCCCCACCTGTGGCTCTGGATATGGATGAGGAGACCCAGCTCCAGATTGCGCTGAGCCTGAGCAAAGAGGAGCATCAGCAGGTGAGGAGA GAGCAACAGAGTCGCCGAGGAGATGAGTCCATGCTCCAGAAAGCTCTTGAGGAGAGTAAGCGAGAGATGGATgcaaagagagggggg TCGGCCATGATGGATCTTGTAGATATTTTCGCTCCAGCCCCTGCTGAGCCCTCGAGTGGCCACTCCTGGGACTTGGCATCTGGTGATGTCCACGCTGCGCCTGCAGGCCCCCTGAGGGTTGACCCTTGGGACTCTCTGG AGGCCAGCTCAGCGAGAGGAGCGAGTGGCTCCTGGTTGGCGACGTCAGCCTCCGCCAGTCGACCGCAGCAGTCTTGGGATCACAGATCGAGCCCTGCTGATCCTTGGGACGCTCCCCAGAGTGCTCCCAGGTCCAACCTCGCTGGCCAGGTGTGGTCATCCCCTGCCCACAAAG GAGGGGATCTTTTTACAACTCCTGCAGAAAGCCAAAGGCCTCTCGGTGTACTAAAGCCCTCCTCCCCCCGTGCAGGCAGTCCCTCAG ATGGAGACCTGTTTGACGAGGCCATGGACGGAGGTCAGATGAATGTGAACGGGCATGGCGGGGGCAGCCCTGAGCCTTTCGACATGTCCCGTCTGGGAGAGAGTCTGGCCGACCTCAAGCCCCGAGCTTGCCGCACCCCTGAGGCTTTCCTGGGTCCAGTAGCCGCATCACTCGTCAACCTGGACTCTCTCATCCCCACCAGTCCTGCACCCAAGACCCTGAACCCATTCCTCACAGGTGTGGCCGCAG GGCCAAGCACCACAGCAGCCTCGAATCCATTCCAAAGTGATCAGCCGCGCCTCACCCTGAACGAGATGCGTCCCAACTCCACGTCCCCGGTGCCCCAGTCGGGCTCGTTGCCCTACAGTGCCTCCCTGCCCTTGCCCCTGCCTTCCAACCCACAACCCTCGTCGCTGCCCTCCTCCCTCACCCAGCCTCCCGCCGCTGCCACCGCTGCTGGTGTGCCGATGGCCGCTGGTCGACCCTTGGACCTGCCCGGCAACCTGCCCCAGCCGCTGCTGCCCCTCTCCTCCGCCGCCATGCTCGGACCACCCGGAGTGGACCTGCAAAACCAGAACCCTTTCCTCTAA
- the epn3a gene encoding epsin-3 isoform X11, translated as MTTSSLRRSVKNMVNNYTDAEIKVREATSNDPWGPPTSLMAEIADMTFNVVAFTEVMGMIWKRLNDHGKNWRHVYKALMLLDYLIKTGSERVAQQCKENIYAIQTLRDFQYIDRDGQDQGIHVRERSKQLVSLIRDDERLRQERAQAHKTRERMAGTSMGYGAIPPPYPGRRSSQPSMGALYGEEHGRPRGSPSSYNSSSSSPQLAPDLEQARPQTSGEEELQLQLALAMSREETEKPPPPAVDIDEQTQLQIAMSLSKEEAMKPRPPPPVALDMDEETQLQIALSLSKEEHQQEQQSRRGDESMLQKALEESKREMDAKRGGSAMMDLVDIFAPAPAEPSSGHSWDLASGDVHAAPAGPLRVDPWDSLAEASSARGASGSWLATSASASRPQQSWDHRSSPADPWDAPQSAPRSNLAGQVWSSPAHKGGDLFTTPAESQRPLGVLKPSSPRAGSPSDGDLFDEAMDGGQMNVNGHGGGSPEPFDMSRLGESLADLKPRACRTPEAFLGPVAASLVNLDSLIPTSPAPKTLNPFLTGPSTTAASNPFQSDQPRLTLNEMRPNSTSPVPQSGSLPYSASLPLPLPSNPQPSSLPSSLTQPPAAATAAGVPMAAGRPLDLPGNLPQPLLPLSSAAMLGPPGVDLQNQNPFL; from the exons ATGACCACCTCATCGCTACGCCGCTCGGTCAAGAACATGGTCAACAACTACACCGATGCGGAGATCAAAGTGCGCGAGGCTACCTCCAACGACCCCTGGGGGCCCCCTACCTCGCTCATGGCCGAGATCGCTGACATGACCTTCAACGTGGTGGCCTTCACCGAGGTCATGGGCATGATCTGGAAGCGGCTGAACGACCACGGCAAGAACTGGCGCCACGTTTACAAGGCCCTAATGCTGCTGGACTACCTGATCAAGACGGGCTCGGAGCGGGTGGCGCAACAGTGCAAGGAGAACATCTACGCCATCCAGACGCTACGCGACTTCCAGTACATCGACCGCGATGGCCAGGACCAGGGCATCCACGTGCGTGAACGCTCCAAGCAGCTGGTCTCGCTCATCCGGGACGACGAGCGACTGCGGCAGGAGCGCGCCCAGGCCCACAAAACCCGGGAGCGCATGGCGGGCACCAGCATGGGTTACGGGGCGATTCCACCCCCGTACCCGGGGCGCCGCAGCAGTCAGCCCAGCATGGGTGCCCTGTACGGGGAGGAACACGGCAGGCCCCGAGGGTCCCCATCTTCCTATAATT cctcttcttcctcccccCAACTAGCGCCGGATCTGGAGCAGGCGCGGCCGCAGACCAGCGGAGAGGAGGAGCTGCAGCTGCAGCTGGCCCTGGCCATGAGCCGAGAGGAGACTGAGAAG CCGCCTCCACCGGCTGTGGATATCGATGAGCAGACGCAGCTCCAGATTGCCATGAGCCTCAGCAAGGAGGAGGCAATGAAG CCACGTCCACCCCCACCTGTGGCTCTGGATATGGATGAGGAGACCCAGCTCCAGATTGCGCTGAGCCTGAGCAAAGAGGAGCATCAGCAG GAGCAACAGAGTCGCCGAGGAGATGAGTCCATGCTCCAGAAAGCTCTTGAGGAGAGTAAGCGAGAGATGGATgcaaagagagggggg TCGGCCATGATGGATCTTGTAGATATTTTCGCTCCAGCCCCTGCTGAGCCCTCGAGTGGCCACTCCTGGGACTTGGCATCTGGTGATGTCCACGCTGCGCCTGCAGGCCCCCTGAGGGTTGACCCTTGGGACTCTCTGG CAGAGGCCAGCTCAGCGAGAGGAGCGAGTGGCTCCTGGTTGGCGACGTCAGCCTCCGCCAGTCGACCGCAGCAGTCTTGGGATCACAGATCGAGCCCTGCTGATCCTTGGGACGCTCCCCAGAGTGCTCCCAGGTCCAACCTCGCTGGCCAGGTGTGGTCATCCCCTGCCCACAAAG GAGGGGATCTTTTTACAACTCCTGCAGAAAGCCAAAGGCCTCTCGGTGTACTAAAGCCCTCCTCCCCCCGTGCAGGCAGTCCCTCAG ATGGAGACCTGTTTGACGAGGCCATGGACGGAGGTCAGATGAATGTGAACGGGCATGGCGGGGGCAGCCCTGAGCCTTTCGACATGTCCCGTCTGGGAGAGAGTCTGGCCGACCTCAAGCCCCGAGCTTGCCGCACCCCTGAGGCTTTCCTGGGTCCAGTAGCCGCATCACTCGTCAACCTGGACTCTCTCATCCCCACCAGTCCTGCACCCAAGACCCTGAACCCATTCCTCACAG GGCCAAGCACCACAGCAGCCTCGAATCCATTCCAAAGTGATCAGCCGCGCCTCACCCTGAACGAGATGCGTCCCAACTCCACGTCCCCGGTGCCCCAGTCGGGCTCGTTGCCCTACAGTGCCTCCCTGCCCTTGCCCCTGCCTTCCAACCCACAACCCTCGTCGCTGCCCTCCTCCCTCACCCAGCCTCCCGCCGCTGCCACCGCTGCTGGTGTGCCGATGGCCGCTGGTCGACCCTTGGACCTGCCCGGCAACCTGCCCCAGCCGCTGCTGCCCCTCTCCTCCGCCGCCATGCTCGGACCACCCGGAGTGGACCTGCAAAACCAGAACCCTTTCCTCTAA
- the epn3a gene encoding epsin-3 isoform X8, which translates to MTTSSLRRSVKNMVNNYTDAEIKVREATSNDPWGPPTSLMAEIADMTFNVVAFTEVMGMIWKRLNDHGKNWRHVYKALMLLDYLIKTGSERVAQQCKENIYAIQTLRDFQYIDRDGQDQGIHVRERSKQLVSLIRDDERLRQERAQAHKTRERMAGTSMGYGAIPPPYPGRRSSQPSMGALYGEEHGRPRGSPSSYNSSSSSPQLAPDLEQARPQTSGEEELQLQLALAMSREETEKPRPPPPVALDMDEETQLQIALSLSKEEHQQEQQSRRGDESMLQKALEESKREMDAKRGGSAMMDLVDIFAPAPAEPSSGHSWDLASGDVHAAPAGPLRVDPWDSLAEASSARGASGSWLATSASASRPQQSWDHRSSPADPWDAPQSAPRSNLAGQVWSSPAHKGGDLFTTPAESQRPLGVLKPSSPRAGSPSDGDLFDEAMDGGQMNVNGHGGGSPEPFDMSRLGESLADLKPRACRTPEAFLGPVAASLVNLDSLIPTSPAPKTLNPFLTGVAAGPSTTAASNPFQSDQPRLTLNEMRPNSTSPVPQSGSLPYSASLPLPLPSNPQPSSLPSSLTQPPAAATAAGVPMAAGRPLDLPGNLPQPLLPLSSAAMLGPPGVDLQNQNPFL; encoded by the exons ATGACCACCTCATCGCTACGCCGCTCGGTCAAGAACATGGTCAACAACTACACCGATGCGGAGATCAAAGTGCGCGAGGCTACCTCCAACGACCCCTGGGGGCCCCCTACCTCGCTCATGGCCGAGATCGCTGACATGACCTTCAACGTGGTGGCCTTCACCGAGGTCATGGGCATGATCTGGAAGCGGCTGAACGACCACGGCAAGAACTGGCGCCACGTTTACAAGGCCCTAATGCTGCTGGACTACCTGATCAAGACGGGCTCGGAGCGGGTGGCGCAACAGTGCAAGGAGAACATCTACGCCATCCAGACGCTACGCGACTTCCAGTACATCGACCGCGATGGCCAGGACCAGGGCATCCACGTGCGTGAACGCTCCAAGCAGCTGGTCTCGCTCATCCGGGACGACGAGCGACTGCGGCAGGAGCGCGCCCAGGCCCACAAAACCCGGGAGCGCATGGCGGGCACCAGCATGGGTTACGGGGCGATTCCACCCCCGTACCCGGGGCGCCGCAGCAGTCAGCCCAGCATGGGTGCCCTGTACGGGGAGGAACACGGCAGGCCCCGAGGGTCCCCATCTTCCTATAATT cctcttcttcctcccccCAACTAGCGCCGGATCTGGAGCAGGCGCGGCCGCAGACCAGCGGAGAGGAGGAGCTGCAGCTGCAGCTGGCCCTGGCCATGAGCCGAGAGGAGACTGAGAAG CCACGTCCACCCCCACCTGTGGCTCTGGATATGGATGAGGAGACCCAGCTCCAGATTGCGCTGAGCCTGAGCAAAGAGGAGCATCAGCAG GAGCAACAGAGTCGCCGAGGAGATGAGTCCATGCTCCAGAAAGCTCTTGAGGAGAGTAAGCGAGAGATGGATgcaaagagagggggg TCGGCCATGATGGATCTTGTAGATATTTTCGCTCCAGCCCCTGCTGAGCCCTCGAGTGGCCACTCCTGGGACTTGGCATCTGGTGATGTCCACGCTGCGCCTGCAGGCCCCCTGAGGGTTGACCCTTGGGACTCTCTGG CAGAGGCCAGCTCAGCGAGAGGAGCGAGTGGCTCCTGGTTGGCGACGTCAGCCTCCGCCAGTCGACCGCAGCAGTCTTGGGATCACAGATCGAGCCCTGCTGATCCTTGGGACGCTCCCCAGAGTGCTCCCAGGTCCAACCTCGCTGGCCAGGTGTGGTCATCCCCTGCCCACAAAG GAGGGGATCTTTTTACAACTCCTGCAGAAAGCCAAAGGCCTCTCGGTGTACTAAAGCCCTCCTCCCCCCGTGCAGGCAGTCCCTCAG ATGGAGACCTGTTTGACGAGGCCATGGACGGAGGTCAGATGAATGTGAACGGGCATGGCGGGGGCAGCCCTGAGCCTTTCGACATGTCCCGTCTGGGAGAGAGTCTGGCCGACCTCAAGCCCCGAGCTTGCCGCACCCCTGAGGCTTTCCTGGGTCCAGTAGCCGCATCACTCGTCAACCTGGACTCTCTCATCCCCACCAGTCCTGCACCCAAGACCCTGAACCCATTCCTCACAGGTGTGGCCGCAG GGCCAAGCACCACAGCAGCCTCGAATCCATTCCAAAGTGATCAGCCGCGCCTCACCCTGAACGAGATGCGTCCCAACTCCACGTCCCCGGTGCCCCAGTCGGGCTCGTTGCCCTACAGTGCCTCCCTGCCCTTGCCCCTGCCTTCCAACCCACAACCCTCGTCGCTGCCCTCCTCCCTCACCCAGCCTCCCGCCGCTGCCACCGCTGCTGGTGTGCCGATGGCCGCTGGTCGACCCTTGGACCTGCCCGGCAACCTGCCCCAGCCGCTGCTGCCCCTCTCCTCCGCCGCCATGCTCGGACCACCCGGAGTGGACCTGCAAAACCAGAACCCTTTCCTCTAA